A genomic window from Camelina sativa cultivar DH55 chromosome 2, Cs, whole genome shotgun sequence includes:
- the LOC104721761 gene encoding CST complex subunit CTC1-like isoform X7 — translation MENVTILTIKELVNKGRAVTGASSLFSSAASHSYSESSSKNPNSRPASFDSDLSCKFLAPLNHPAVIVGTIALPSKTLICPNRYCFRFSDGDLTICCDILRFEIRAIGSKICVLSWNFLPMKHCGGFLEIIKWKFVDTVNLLSRCSGIGSFPLFPSLFPLRNDDRKSRYSVHGVLESISPVSVVSCMDGESSDSVNLPGFLVHVMACECKTYSQNAIGCSHAFEKSVFVYFCGLVVTSWHPAIRKLVGRDVALSGLKKKMIYVRGDSLLVFVTTESSVLHPPCLSRKQLVAKTVVDRRGNCGSYLGFVKGVYLKGKLVEMDEDVWLLLTDQLLNRSHSIRTGSLIFIRNVHFVNTKFSWGEVLILGACFKTSITVEFFSPFETSCLVDSCRQTSLNRFMESLSFPARFWTLLVRSCFQKFNEIPSDKEILRSCQKDELTKMYAESQIPSFMFQPRVNWAGSLLNSACMSHVDAIVKLMIAT, via the exons ATGGAGAACGTCACAATTCTCACGATTAAAGAGCTTGTCAACAAAGGTCGAGCCGTCACCGGTGCATCGTCGCTATTCTCTTCCGCTGCTTCTCACTCGTATTCCGAATCAAGCTCTAAGAACCCTAATTCACGTCCCGCTTCCTTCGATTCCGACTTGAGCTGTAAGTTTCTCGCACCGTTGAATCACCCAGCGGTAATCGTCGGGACGATAGCTCTTCCTTCCAAAACCCTAATATGTCCGAATCGCTACTGCTTTCGATTCTCCGATGGTGATTTGACAATCTGCTGTGATATCCTTAGATTCGAAATCCGCGCGATTGGGAGTAAGATTTGTGTTCTATCTTGGAATTTTCTACCTATGAAGCATTGTGGTGGGTTTTTGGAAATTATCAAGTGGAAATTTGTGGATACTGTTAATTTGCTTTCTCGGTGTTCTGGAATTGGTTCGTTTCCATTGTTTCCTTCTTTGTTCCCGTTGCGAAACGATGACCGTAAGTCACGGTATAGCGTACATGGTGTGTTAGAGTCTATTAGCCCTGTATCTGTTGTTTCTTGTATGGATGGGGAGTCAAGTGATTCTGTAAATCTTCCTGGGTTCTTAGTGCATGTAATGGCCTGTGAGTGTAAAACGTATAGTCAGAATGCGATTGGTTGCAGTCATGCTTTTGAGAAGTCTGTTTTCGTTTACTTTTGTGGTTTAGTGGTTACGAGTTGGCACCCTGCGATAAGGAAGCTAGTTGGAAGAGATGTTGCTCTTTCCGGgttgaaaaagaagatgatttatGTAAGAGGTGATTCTCTGTTGGTGTTTGTGACGACCGAGAGTTCTGTTCTTCATCCACCTTGTTTATCTAGGAAACAGCTAGTTGCGAAAACTGTTGTTGATAGGAGAGGTAACTGTGGTTCCTACCTTGGATTTGTCAAAGGTGTGTACTTGAAAGGAAAGCTTGTTGAGATGGATGAAGATGTATGGCTTTTATTGACGGATCAGTTACTCAATAGATCCCACAGTATCCGAACTGGTTCCCTT ATTTTTATCAGAAATGTTCATTTTGTAAATACCAAATTTTCTTGGGGAGAAGTGCTTATACTTGGAGCATGCTTCAAGACCAGCATCACAGTAGAGTTTTTTTCACCTTTTGAAACGAG TTGTCTTGTAGATTCATGTCGGCAGActtctttaaatcgatttatggAGTCTTTGTCCTTTCCTGCAAGATTTTG GACATTACTTGTCAGATCGTGCTTCCAGAAGTTTAATGAAATTCCATCAGACAAGGAAATCTTACGATCCTGTCAG AAGGATGAACTGACAAAGATGTATGCAGAGTCACAAATACCGTCATTCATGTTTCAACCTAGGGTAAATTG GGCGGGATCTTTACTGAATTCTGCATGCATGAGTCATGTGGATGCAATAGTGAAGCTCATGATTGCAACCTAA